One window from the genome of Nitrospirota bacterium encodes:
- the rpsB gene encoding 30S ribosomal protein S2 has protein sequence MSAITIKELLEAGVHFGHQTNRWNPKMKKFIFGERNGIYIIDLQQTVQRFETAYAFVRDTVAAGESVLFVGTKRQAVDILEEEAKRSNMFFVNKRWLGGMLTNFQTIRRSIEKLKKFEATLAEGTQHRLTKKELSQMEKERQKLEKYLSGIKNMVTLPACVFVLDTRVERIAVQEANRLSIPVVAIVDTNCDPDGIAYPIPGNDDAIRSIKLIASRVADACIEGAHLRAQRDEAGKPEAIPAAEMRAPQPVTVGAESAPAS, from the coding sequence ATGAGCGCGATCACGATCAAGGAACTGCTGGAGGCCGGGGTCCACTTCGGCCACCAGACCAACCGCTGGAATCCGAAGATGAAGAAGTTCATTTTCGGCGAGCGGAACGGCATTTACATCATAGACCTGCAGCAGACTGTGCAACGATTCGAGACGGCCTACGCCTTCGTTCGGGACACCGTGGCGGCCGGAGAATCCGTGCTCTTCGTCGGGACCAAACGGCAGGCGGTCGACATCCTCGAGGAAGAGGCCAAGCGCAGCAACATGTTCTTCGTCAACAAGCGCTGGCTCGGGGGGATGCTGACCAACTTCCAGACCATCCGGCGCAGCATCGAGAAGCTGAAGAAGTTCGAGGCGACGCTGGCGGAAGGCACGCAACACCGGCTGACGAAGAAGGAACTCAGCCAGATGGAGAAGGAGCGGCAGAAGCTGGAGAAGTACCTCAGCGGCATCAAGAACATGGTCACGCTGCCCGCCTGCGTCTTCGTGCTGGACACCCGCGTGGAGCGCATCGCGGTCCAGGAGGCCAACCGGCTGAGCATCCCGGTGGTCGCGATCGTGGACACCAACTGCGATCCCGACGGCATCGCCTACCCGATCCCGGGCAACGACGACGCCATCCGGTCGATCAAGCTCATCGCCTCCCGCGTCGCCGACGCCTGCATCGAGGGCGCCCACCTGCGCGCCCAGCGCGACGAGGCGGGGAAGCCCGAGGCCATCCCCGCGGCCGAGATGCGTGCTCCCCAGCCGGTCACGGTGGGCGCGGAGAGCGCCCCGGCGTCCTGA
- the argJ gene encoding bifunctional glutamate N-acetyltransferase/amino-acid acetyltransferase ArgJ — protein MTRSGFKKTGGGVTAPLGFLAAGIHAGIKKPPIPDLALIVSQEAGPIAGVFTTNRVAAAPVIADRLRLKRGVGRAILVNSGNANACTGARGLADAEEMARLVAVRIEADPRTVFVGSTGVIGQPLPMARIRRGVPLLVRRLSRGGGSAAARAILTTDLKPKEIALQASIAGRTVTVGGMAKGSGMIHPDMATMLAYLTTDAAVAQPALQRALRRSVARSFNCISVDGDTSTNDTVLCLANGLAGNGTLREGSPGFAEFQRLLDEACLSLALQVVRDGEGVTKVVEILVTGAKREAEAKQVARTVATSSLVKTALFGEDANWGRIMAAVGRSGAPIDPDRIALAFAGVPIVKQGVGLGQAAERRIERVIRRKEFTIAIDLGRGAATARLWTTDLSYEYVKINASYRS, from the coding sequence ATGACCCGGTCCGGCTTCAAGAAGACCGGCGGGGGCGTCACCGCTCCGCTTGGCTTCCTGGCGGCCGGCATCCACGCCGGCATCAAGAAGCCGCCGATCCCGGACCTGGCCCTCATCGTCTCGCAGGAGGCGGGACCGATCGCCGGCGTCTTCACGACGAACCGCGTCGCGGCCGCGCCGGTGATCGCGGACCGGCTGCGCCTCAAGCGCGGGGTCGGCCGCGCCATCCTCGTCAACAGCGGGAACGCCAACGCCTGCACCGGCGCCAGGGGGCTGGCCGACGCCGAGGAGATGGCGCGTCTCGTCGCCGTGCGGATCGAGGCGGACCCGCGCACCGTGTTCGTCGGTTCGACCGGCGTCATCGGCCAGCCCCTCCCGATGGCACGCATCCGCCGGGGCGTCCCGCTCCTGGTGCGGCGGCTCAGCCGTGGCGGCGGGAGCGCGGCGGCCCGCGCCATCCTCACGACAGACCTCAAGCCCAAGGAGATCGCGCTGCAGGCCAGCATCGCCGGCCGCACGGTCACCGTCGGCGGCATGGCCAAGGGCTCCGGCATGATCCACCCGGACATGGCCACGATGCTCGCGTACCTGACGACCGACGCGGCCGTCGCCCAGCCGGCGTTGCAACGCGCCTTGCGACGCTCCGTCGCCCGGTCCTTCAACTGCATCTCCGTGGACGGCGACACGAGCACGAACGACACGGTCCTCTGCCTGGCCAACGGCCTGGCCGGCAACGGGACGCTGCGCGAGGGCTCGCCGGGGTTCGCCGAGTTCCAGCGCCTGCTGGACGAGGCCTGCCTTTCGCTCGCGCTCCAAGTGGTCCGGGACGGCGAAGGGGTGACCAAGGTCGTGGAGATCCTGGTCACCGGGGCCAAGCGCGAAGCGGAGGCCAAGCAGGTGGCCCGGACGGTCGCCACCTCCAGCCTGGTCAAGACGGCGCTCTTCGGGGAGGACGCGAACTGGGGCCGGATCATGGCCGCGGTCGGCCGGTCCGGCGCGCCGATCGATCCGGACCGGATCGCCCTGGCGTTCGCCGGCGTCCCGATCGTCAAGCAGGGGGTCGGGCTCGGCCAGGCGGCGGAGCGGCGGATCGAGCGGGTGATCCGGCGCAAGGAATTCACGATCGCGATCGACCTCGGCCGGGGCGCCGCGACGGCGCGCCTGTGGACGACGGATCTCTCGTACGAGTACGTCAAGATCAACGCCTCGTACCGCTCCTGA
- the argC gene encoding N-acetyl-gamma-glutamyl-phosphate reductase: MAKRTEPVKVAVAGASGYTGGELLRLLVGHPRVTITVVTSEKSAGSPVSSVFPSLASVLPLSFEALAPEAIAARADLVFLALPHTKSLAPAAACLNAGKLVVDLSADYRLKDPAEYETWYQTPHTSRDLLKEAVYGLPELHREEIRTAKLVASPGCYPTAAVLQLAPLAANGLIRPDTLVIDAKSGVSGAGRSPSLPYHFPEAHEALEAYKIGLHRHIPEIEQELNRLAAKAARGRSAHGKERHAPIRVAFTPHLVPMNRGILSTAYSRLREPMDRDRLRALYRDFYKGERFVRLQDGDASANPRHVRGSNFCDLSVFVDPRSNWVVTVAALDNLVKGAAGQAIQAMNLMLGFPEETGLTAPGVYP; this comes from the coding sequence ATGGCGAAACGGACGGAGCCGGTCAAGGTGGCGGTGGCGGGGGCCAGTGGCTACACGGGCGGGGAACTCCTGCGCCTGCTCGTCGGCCACCCACGCGTGACGATCACGGTGGTCACCTCGGAGAAGTCCGCCGGCAGCCCGGTTTCCTCCGTCTTCCCGTCCCTGGCCTCAGTCCTGCCCCTGTCCTTCGAGGCGCTGGCCCCGGAGGCCATCGCGGCGCGAGCCGACTTGGTGTTCCTCGCCCTGCCCCACACCAAGTCTCTGGCTCCGGCCGCTGCGTGCCTGAATGCAGGCAAGCTGGTGGTGGACCTCAGCGCCGACTATCGCCTGAAAGACCCGGCCGAGTATGAAACCTGGTATCAGACCCCCCACACCAGCCGGGATCTGCTGAAGGAGGCCGTGTACGGCCTGCCCGAGCTGCATCGGGAGGAGATCCGGACCGCCAAGCTGGTGGCCTCGCCAGGCTGCTACCCGACGGCCGCCGTCCTCCAATTGGCCCCGCTCGCGGCCAACGGGCTGATCCGGCCGGACACGCTCGTCATCGACGCGAAATCGGGCGTCTCTGGCGCCGGCCGCAGCCCCTCGCTCCCCTACCATTTTCCCGAGGCCCACGAGGCCCTCGAAGCCTACAAGATCGGTCTGCACCGGCACATCCCGGAGATCGAGCAGGAGTTGAACCGGCTCGCCGCCAAGGCTGCGCGCGGGCGATCCGCCCACGGGAAGGAACGTCACGCACCGATCCGGGTGGCCTTCACGCCCCACCTGGTTCCCATGAACCGCGGCATTCTCAGCACCGCCTACAGCCGGCTGCGTGAGCCCATGGACCGGGACCGGCTGCGGGCCCTCTACCGGGACTTCTACAAGGGCGAGCGATTCGTCCGACTGCAGGACGGTGACGCGTCGGCCAATCCGCGGCACGTGCGGGGGTCGAACTTCTGCGACCTGTCGGTGTTCGTCGATCCCCGCAGCAACTGGGTCGTTACGGTGGCCGCGCTGGACAACCTGGTCAAGGGAGCGGCCGGCCAAGCCATCCAGGCGATGAACCTGATGCTGGGTTTTCCCGAAGAGACCGGCCTCACCGCCCCCGGAGTCTATCCGTGA
- the rpsI gene encoding 30S ribosomal protein S9, protein MAVATQYATGKRKYAIARAWLSPGSGEITINDRSFENYFPRPSLRTLVQSPFDVTGLAGKYDVSATLCGGGATGQAGALRHAIARALVALTPSLREPLKKEGFLTRDSRVKERKKYGQKGARKRFQYSKR, encoded by the coding sequence ATGGCAGTCGCGACTCAGTACGCAACCGGCAAGCGCAAATACGCCATCGCCCGGGCGTGGCTTTCTCCGGGCAGCGGCGAGATCACCATCAACGACCGTTCCTTCGAGAACTACTTCCCGCGGCCGTCTCTGAGAACCCTGGTGCAGTCCCCGTTCGACGTGACCGGCCTCGCGGGCAAGTACGACGTGAGCGCGACGCTCTGCGGCGGCGGGGCGACCGGCCAGGCCGGCGCGCTCCGGCACGCCATCGCCAGGGCGCTGGTGGCCCTGACCCCCTCTCTCAGGGAGCCGCTCAAGAAGGAGGGATTCCTGACGCGGGACTCCCGCGTGAAGGAGCGGAAGAAGTACGGACAGAAGGGCGCGAGGAAACGCTTCCAGTATTCGAAGCGCTAA
- the rplM gene encoding 50S ribosomal protein L13: protein MSTYLAKPTDIVRKWYLVDADGKTLGRLAARVALLLRGKHKPIFTPHVDTGDHVVVINASKITLTGPKFKTKTYTHHTGYPGGLKSVTAEHLHAKKPTELVERAIKGMLPKTPLGKQMARKLKVYAGSDHPHQAQRPEPLTL from the coding sequence ATGAGCACGTATCTCGCGAAACCGACCGACATCGTCAGAAAGTGGTACCTCGTGGACGCGGACGGCAAGACCCTGGGCCGGCTGGCTGCGCGCGTGGCGCTCCTGCTGCGCGGCAAGCACAAGCCGATCTTCACGCCGCACGTGGACACGGGCGACCACGTCGTGGTGATCAACGCCAGCAAGATCACCCTGACGGGCCCCAAGTTCAAGACCAAGACCTACACCCACCATACGGGGTATCCGGGCGGCCTCAAGTCCGTCACCGCCGAGCACCTCCACGCCAAGAAGCCGACCGAACTGGTGGAGCGGGCGATCAAGGGGATGCTGCCCAAGACCCCGCTGGGCAAGCAGATGGCCAGAAAGCTGAAAGTCTACGCGGGATCGGACCACCCGCATCAAGCCCAGCGTCCGGAACCCCTGACCCTGTGA